A stretch of Janibacter endophyticus DNA encodes these proteins:
- a CDS encoding alpha/beta fold hydrolase, giving the protein MGELALHTVTKGEESGDLPRVAFCHGLFGQGRNWTTISKAIADIARTTLVDMPDHGRSGWTDQFDYVEMADTVAEGLRAIDDSQPWIVVGHSMGGKAAMLMALRHPDLVSRLCVVDVSPVGYREGREFEHFVESMRGMDLDVISTRQDADAALATDVPDDAVRAFLLQNLRRDGDGWRWQMNLDVLGDSIGRLRGWPVEPTMGKVYDGPVLWVSGETSGYVRDEMGDAMRGYFPRARLVTIKDAGHWVHSEQPEVFVEVLRRFISAGEDQPG; this is encoded by the coding sequence GTGGGTGAGCTCGCTCTCCACACCGTGACGAAGGGGGAGGAGTCCGGCGACCTGCCTCGGGTCGCCTTCTGCCACGGGCTCTTCGGCCAGGGACGCAACTGGACGACCATCAGCAAGGCGATCGCCGACATCGCCCGCACCACGTTGGTCGACATGCCCGACCACGGGCGCTCCGGGTGGACCGACCAGTTCGACTACGTCGAGATGGCCGACACGGTGGCAGAGGGGCTCCGGGCGATCGACGACTCGCAGCCGTGGATCGTCGTCGGGCACTCGATGGGTGGCAAGGCCGCGATGCTCATGGCGCTGCGCCACCCCGACCTCGTGAGCCGGCTGTGCGTCGTCGACGTCTCGCCGGTCGGCTACCGCGAGGGGCGCGAGTTCGAGCATTTCGTCGAGTCGATGCGGGGCATGGACCTCGATGTGATCTCCACGCGCCAGGACGCCGACGCCGCGCTCGCCACCGATGTCCCGGACGACGCGGTCCGTGCCTTCCTGCTGCAGAACCTGCGCCGTGACGGTGACGGCTGGCGCTGGCAGATGAACCTCGACGTCCTCGGCGACTCCATCGGGCGCCTGCGCGGGTGGCCGGTCGAGCCGACGATGGGCAAGGTCTACGACGGCCCGGTCCTGTGGGTCTCGGGGGAGACCTCCGGCTACGTCCGCGACGAGATGGGCGATGCCATGCGGGGCTACTTCCCGCGGGCCCGGCTCGTGACCATCAAGGATGCCGGCCACTGGGTGCACTCCGAGCAGCCCGAGGTCTTCGTCGAGGTGCTCCGTCGCTTCATCAGTGCGGGCGAGGACCAGCCCGGCTGA
- the rimM gene encoding ribosome maturation factor RimM (Essential for efficient processing of 16S rRNA): MPEDPHVVARIGKPHALRGEVTVQLHTDDPQTRLAVGNVLPTRAEAGTGVPRQLTVASTRVHRGIWLVGFEEIPDRTGAESLRGTRLLAPEGDLAEDDTAEGWYEEELAGLEARDPEGTVIGAVVGLDLGVGQDRLVIELPDGSRTLIPFVEAIVLTVDVEAGHIVVDAPAGLLDLGREEG, encoded by the coding sequence ATGCCCGAGGATCCCCACGTCGTCGCCCGTATCGGCAAGCCGCACGCGCTGCGTGGCGAGGTGACCGTCCAGCTGCACACCGACGACCCGCAGACCCGCCTGGCCGTCGGCAACGTCCTCCCGACGCGTGCCGAGGCCGGCACCGGGGTGCCCCGTCAGCTGACCGTCGCCTCGACCCGGGTCCACCGTGGGATCTGGCTCGTCGGCTTCGAGGAGATCCCGGACCGCACGGGCGCCGAGTCCCTCCGCGGCACCCGGCTGCTCGCCCCCGAGGGTGACCTCGCCGAGGACGACACCGCCGAGGGCTGGTACGAGGAGGAGCTCGCCGGCCTCGAGGCCCGCGACCCCGAGGGGACGGTGATCGGCGCCGTCGTCGGTCTCGACCTCGGCGTCGGCCAGGACCGGCTCGTCATCGAGCTGCCCGACGGCTCCCGCACGCTCATCCCCTTCGTCGAGGCGATCGTCCTGACGGTCGACGTCGAGGCCGGCCACATCGTCGTCGACGCTCCTGCGGGCCTGCTCGACCTCGGCCGCGAGGAGGGCTGA
- the rpsP gene encoding 30S ribosomal protein S16: MAVKIRLKRMGKIRAPFYRVVVMDSRTKRDGRAIEEIGKYHPTEEPSVIEIDMDRARYWISNGAQPTEAVARLLEILESGNLKVKEPKTPKKDLYEAALAASGKEEHDHKAITAKKKAEKKAADEAAAAEKAAEEAKAAEAAAEEAPAEAAAETEAAAEAPAEDKA, encoded by the coding sequence GTGGCCGTCAAGATTCGCCTGAAGCGGATGGGCAAGATCCGCGCCCCCTTCTACCGCGTCGTCGTCATGGACTCGCGCACCAAGCGCGACGGACGTGCGATCGAGGAGATCGGCAAGTACCACCCGACCGAGGAGCCCTCGGTCATCGAGATCGACATGGACCGGGCCAGGTACTGGATCTCCAACGGCGCCCAGCCGACCGAGGCCGTCGCCCGCCTCCTCGAGATCCTCGAGAGCGGCAACCTCAAGGTCAAGGAGCCCAAGACCCCGAAGAAGGACCTCTACGAGGCCGCGCTCGCCGCCTCCGGCAAGGAGGAGCACGACCACAAGGCCATCACCGCCAAGAAGAAGGCGGAGAAGAAGGCCGCTGACGAGGCCGCCGCCGCGGAGAAGGCTGCCGAGGAGGCCAAGGCTGCCGAGGCGGCCGCCGAGGAGGCCCCCGCCGAGGCCGCTGCGGAGACCGAGGCTGCTGCCGAGGCTCCCGCTGAGGACAAGGCCTGA
- a CDS encoding amidohydrolase family protein, giving the protein MATTLHVTGRILLSAQEVIDELWVIDGRISLTPPTTGTDWDTVSGWVVPGFVDAHCHVGLDKHGAVDAETSEAQARADRDAGTLLIRDAGSPADTRWIDERDDLPKIIRAGRHIARPKRYIRNFAHEVEPDQLVSRVRAEARAGDGWVKLVGDWIDREVGDLAPCWPVDVLTEAVAAAHEEGARVTAHCFGEQSLHDFAAAGTDCIEHATGLEDDTVASFAAQGITIVPTLVNIETFPQIAEPAAEKFPDYHRHMLALHERRFATIGAAHEAGIPVMVGTDAGGSLPHGLVAQEMELLTRAGMTHTEALAAGTWAAREWLGRPGIVEGEDADLVVLDSDPREDVRACASPRSIVLRGATLF; this is encoded by the coding sequence ATGGCGACGACGCTGCACGTCACGGGCCGGATCCTCCTCTCCGCGCAGGAGGTGATCGACGAGCTCTGGGTCATCGACGGGCGCATCTCCCTCACCCCGCCGACGACCGGCACCGACTGGGACACCGTCTCCGGCTGGGTGGTCCCGGGCTTCGTCGACGCGCACTGCCACGTCGGCCTCGACAAGCACGGGGCCGTGGACGCCGAGACGAGCGAGGCGCAGGCCCGGGCCGACCGGGACGCCGGCACGCTGCTCATCCGCGACGCCGGCTCACCCGCCGACACCCGGTGGATCGACGAGCGTGACGACCTGCCGAAGATCATCCGCGCCGGTCGCCACATCGCCCGGCCGAAGCGCTACATCCGCAACTTTGCCCACGAGGTCGAGCCCGACCAGCTCGTCTCCAGGGTGCGTGCCGAGGCCCGGGCCGGGGACGGCTGGGTCAAGCTCGTCGGTGACTGGATCGACCGGGAGGTCGGCGACCTCGCCCCGTGCTGGCCGGTCGACGTGCTCACCGAGGCCGTCGCGGCCGCACACGAGGAGGGGGCCCGCGTGACGGCACACTGCTTCGGCGAGCAGTCGCTCCACGACTTCGCCGCGGCTGGCACCGACTGCATCGAGCACGCCACCGGCCTCGAGGACGACACCGTGGCGAGCTTCGCGGCGCAGGGCATCACCATCGTCCCCACGCTGGTGAACATCGAGACCTTCCCGCAGATCGCCGAGCCGGCGGCGGAGAAGTTCCCCGACTACCACCGCCACATGCTCGCGCTGCACGAGCGCCGCTTCGCGACGATCGGGGCCGCGCACGAGGCGGGCATCCCGGTCATGGTCGGCACCGACGCCGGCGGCTCGCTCCCGCACGGCCTCGTCGCCCAGGAGATGGAGCTGCTGACCCGGGCCGGCATGACGCACACCGAGGCGCTCGCCGCCGGCACGTGGGCGGCCCGGGAGTGGCTGGGCCGGCCGGGGATCGTCGAGGGGGAGGACGCCGACCTCGTCGTCCTCGACAGCGACCCCCGCGAGGACGTCCGGGCGTGCGCGTCGCCGCGCAGCATCGTGCTGCGCGGCGCCACCCTCTTCTGA
- the ffh gene encoding signal recognition particle protein, whose amino-acid sequence MFTSLSDRLTGTFKNLRGKGRLSESDVNKTVRDIRMALIDADVALPVVKEFTSAVRERATGAEVSGALNPAQQVIKIVNEELVTILGGNTREIQLAKRPPTVIMLAGLQGSGKTTFAGKLGARLKEQGHTPLLVAADLQRPNAVTQLEVVGERAGVKVFAPERGNIGGHDMGAEGAGTRSFGDPVSVSRAGIAEAQAKQYDVVIVDTAGRLAVDADLMQQAADIRAAIQPDEVLFVIDAMIGQAAVETAQAFQQGVDFTGVVLSKLDGDARGGAALSVAGTTGRPIMFASTGEGVRDIEVFHPDRMASRILDMGDILTLIEQAERAFDRTQAEEMQRKFLAAEDFTFDDFLAQMAGMKKMGSMKAMLKMMPGMGQMAAQLDNIDEREFDRVEAMVRSMTPFERNHPKQINGSRRARIARGSGVQVSEVNQLLERFAEAQKVIKQLSRGGGIPGMPGMPGMGGGKKARQAKQVKKKGKSGNPAKRAQQEREAAERSAGRGPAGSAFGAGQGMPDLDPSQLPAGFEKFLGK is encoded by the coding sequence GTGTTCACCAGCCTCTCCGACCGCCTGACCGGGACCTTCAAGAACCTCCGGGGCAAGGGCCGCCTCTCCGAGTCCGACGTCAACAAGACGGTCCGTGACATCCGGATGGCGCTCATCGACGCCGATGTCGCCCTGCCCGTCGTCAAGGAGTTCACCAGCGCCGTGCGCGAGCGCGCGACCGGCGCCGAGGTCAGCGGGGCGCTCAACCCGGCCCAGCAGGTCATCAAGATCGTCAACGAGGAGCTCGTGACGATCCTCGGCGGCAACACCCGGGAGATCCAGCTCGCGAAGCGTCCGCCGACCGTCATCATGCTCGCCGGCCTGCAGGGCTCGGGCAAGACGACCTTCGCCGGCAAGCTCGGCGCGCGGCTCAAGGAGCAGGGCCACACGCCGCTGCTCGTCGCCGCCGACCTCCAGCGACCCAACGCCGTCACCCAGCTCGAGGTCGTCGGCGAGCGGGCCGGCGTCAAGGTCTTCGCACCCGAGCGCGGCAACATCGGCGGTCACGACATGGGGGCCGAGGGGGCGGGCACCCGGTCCTTCGGCGACCCGGTGAGCGTCTCCCGGGCGGGCATCGCCGAGGCGCAGGCCAAGCAGTACGACGTCGTCATCGTCGACACCGCCGGCCGCCTCGCCGTCGACGCCGACCTCATGCAGCAGGCCGCCGACATCCGCGCCGCGATCCAGCCCGACGAGGTCCTCTTCGTCATCGACGCGATGATCGGTCAGGCCGCGGTCGAGACCGCCCAGGCCTTCCAGCAGGGCGTCGACTTCACCGGCGTCGTCCTCTCCAAGCTCGACGGTGACGCGCGCGGTGGAGCGGCGCTCTCCGTCGCGGGCACGACCGGTCGCCCGATCATGTTCGCCTCCACGGGCGAGGGCGTGCGGGACATCGAGGTCTTCCACCCCGACCGCATGGCCAGCCGGATCCTCGACATGGGCGACATCCTCACGCTCATCGAGCAGGCGGAGCGCGCCTTCGACCGCACCCAGGCCGAGGAGATGCAGCGCAAGTTCCTCGCGGCCGAGGACTTCACCTTCGACGACTTCCTCGCGCAGATGGCGGGGATGAAGAAGATGGGCTCGATGAAGGCGATGCTCAAGATGATGCCGGGCATGGGGCAGATGGCCGCCCAGCTCGACAACATCGACGAGCGGGAGTTCGACCGGGTCGAGGCGATGGTGCGCTCGATGACCCCCTTCGAGCGCAACCACCCCAAGCAGATCAACGGCTCGCGCCGGGCGCGCATCGCCCGCGGGTCCGGGGTCCAGGTCTCGGAGGTCAACCAGCTCCTCGAGCGGTTCGCCGAGGCCCAGAAGGTCATCAAGCAGCTCTCCCGCGGCGGCGGCATCCCCGGGATGCCGGGCATGCCCGGCATGGGCGGCGGCAAGAAGGCCCGCCAGGCGAAGCAGGTCAAGAAGAAGGGCAAGTCGGGCAACCCCGCGAAGCGGGCGCAGCAGGAGCGGGAGGCGGCCGAGCGGTCGGCCGGTCGCGGGCCGGCGGGCTCCGCCTTCGGCGCAGGCCAGGGCATGCCGGACCTCGACCCGAGCCAGCTGCCGGCCGGCTTCGAGAAGTTCCTCGGGAAGTGA
- a CDS encoding sulfite exporter TauE/SafE family protein, with product MRKLVLLAIVGFLAQLVDGSLGMAYGVTTTTLLLAIGTNPAAASATVHLAEIGTTLFSGASHWRFGNVDWGVVAKIGIPGAVGAFAGATFLASLDTDVAKPVMSTILLVLGLYVLVRFTLKGLRKDRLGQPLRKRFLGPLGLFAGFVDATGGGGWGPVGTPALLASGRIEPRKTIGSIDTSEFLVALAASLGFLLALGSQGIIWSWVAVLLVGGAIAAPIAAYIVRIVPPRILGSLVGGLIVLTNSRTLMGKDALALDDAVRWVVYGVIWTTWLGAVAWSTKAHREEQAAERASEDERSDGEELVGSPA from the coding sequence TTGCGCAAGCTCGTCCTCCTCGCCATCGTCGGCTTCCTCGCCCAGCTCGTCGACGGGTCGCTCGGCATGGCCTACGGCGTCACCACGACCACGCTCCTCCTCGCGATCGGCACCAACCCGGCGGCCGCCTCGGCGACCGTCCATCTCGCCGAGATCGGCACCACCCTCTTCTCCGGTGCCAGCCACTGGCGCTTCGGCAACGTCGACTGGGGCGTCGTCGCCAAGATCGGCATCCCGGGCGCCGTCGGCGCCTTCGCCGGGGCGACCTTCCTCGCCTCGCTCGACACCGACGTCGCCAAGCCGGTCATGAGCACGATCCTCCTGGTCCTTGGCCTCTACGTGCTCGTCCGGTTCACGCTCAAGGGCCTGCGCAAGGACCGCCTCGGCCAGCCGCTGCGCAAGCGCTTCCTCGGGCCGCTCGGCCTCTTCGCCGGCTTCGTGGACGCCACCGGTGGCGGCGGCTGGGGCCCGGTCGGGACGCCCGCGCTGCTCGCGAGCGGCCGGATCGAGCCGCGCAAGACGATCGGCTCGATCGACACGAGCGAGTTCCTCGTCGCGCTCGCGGCCAGCCTCGGCTTCCTCCTGGCCCTCGGCTCGCAGGGCATCATCTGGTCGTGGGTCGCGGTGCTGCTCGTCGGCGGCGCGATCGCCGCCCCCATCGCCGCGTACATCGTGCGGATCGTCCCGCCGCGCATCCTCGGCAGCCTCGTCGGCGGCCTCATCGTCCTGACGAACTCGCGCACGCTCATGGGCAAGGACGCCCTCGCGCTCGACGACGCCGTGCGGTGGGTCGTCTACGGCGTCATCTGGACGACCTGGCTCGGGGCGGTCGCGTGGAGCACCAAGGCGCACCGCGAGGAGCAGGCCGCCGAGCGGGCGTCCGAGGACGAGCGCAGCGACGGCGAGGAGCTCGTCGGCTCCCCCGCCTGA
- a CDS encoding RrF2 family transcriptional regulator: protein MDISARADYAVRAMLTLAAEGGEAPVSVDRLAGEQDLPRKFLEAIVADLRRAGLVTSRRGAAGGYRLSRSAQEISVGDIVRAVDGPLAEIRRQRPQDLRYEGAAEHLPTVWVALRAALRDVLDDTSLADIVSGHLPSLVAELAARPDARRNR from the coding sequence GTGGACATCTCGGCGCGCGCGGACTACGCGGTCCGGGCGATGCTCACCCTGGCGGCCGAGGGGGGAGAGGCCCCCGTCTCTGTCGACCGGCTGGCGGGCGAGCAGGACCTGCCGCGCAAGTTCCTCGAGGCGATCGTCGCGGACCTGCGGCGGGCCGGTCTCGTCACGAGCCGCCGCGGCGCCGCCGGCGGCTACCGTCTGTCGCGGTCGGCGCAGGAGATCTCCGTCGGCGACATCGTCCGCGCGGTCGACGGTCCGCTCGCCGAGATCCGTCGCCAGCGCCCCCAGGACCTGCGCTACGAGGGCGCGGCGGAGCACCTGCCCACGGTCTGGGTGGCCCTGCGCGCCGCCCTGCGCGACGTCCTCGACGACACCTCGCTGGCCGACATCGTCTCCGGCCACCTCCCCTCGCTCGTCGCTGAGCTGGCCGCCCGGCCCGACGCCCGGCGCAACCGCTGA
- a CDS encoding RNA-binding protein gives MLDEALEHLVTGIVDHKDDVVVRQKNLRRGTVLEVRVHPDDLGRVIGRNGRTATALRTVLGALSGGETVRVDIVDTDREG, from the coding sequence GTGCTCGACGAGGCGCTGGAGCACCTGGTCACCGGGATCGTCGACCACAAGGACGACGTCGTGGTGCGTCAGAAGAACCTCCGCCGCGGCACCGTGCTCGAGGTCCGCGTCCACCCGGACGACCTCGGTCGCGTCATCGGCCGCAACGGCCGGACCGCGACCGCGCTGCGGACCGTGCTGGGTGCGCTGTCCGGCGGTGAGACCGTCCGGGTCGACATCGTCGACACCGACCGCGAGGGCTGA
- a CDS encoding [protein-PII] uridylyltransferase, whose product MSLRATRLDLAGTRDFTLPGAGEARRSAIASATTRWLGEVYTEAVGERRGLALAAVGSLGRGDSGPLSDLDLVLVHDGRSHRAQEIAVLADRLWYPVWDAGLRLDHSVRTAGECRSVARDDLTAAVGLLDMQLLAGDADLVAGIRATTAHDWRGDARRRLPQLIEATQARHARHGEIAQSQEPDLKEGRGGLRDMTVLTALTQAWLTDRDRGRVDEAYGRLLDVRDAIHLTTGRGRDRLHREDCDAVAALLGLSDSDELLTEVADAARAVAWSLDAAGRRAGQSQRARTLRVGPRRPAMAPLGYGFFRHDGEAVLGSAQQVGSDPELPLRAAVVAARHRLPLAPRTLTNLAGSPDIATPWPAATLRQLTDLLAVGPELVPTWEGLDQVGLVQRWIPEWSAVRSRPQRNAVHRHTVDRHLLETVVEAARLSRDVQRPDLLLVAALLHDIGKVAGSRDHSAEGAEITARILERLGMPADDAGTVVLLVREHLTLMDAATRRDLEDPATIHAVVDVVGGDLQTFELLRALTVADSRAAGPKAWTDWRAGLLATLTDKVRAELAGAPVTSVEHAVPGIPTAASEALGTGHPFVAVEAADPGWTVLVYDRDRHGLFADTAGVLAAHGLTVRSARLATLDGIAADTWVVESPGGDAPEARRIAASLHRLAAGDRSALGAFARRRAVRSAVASTAGPTRAFVIPSGSDDATVLEVRTEDRPGLLHDLGVCLAQQGLGVRSAHIATHAGQTLDTFYVTLPTGAPLSPAKTAQVLSALIDACDDPAG is encoded by the coding sequence GTGAGCCTGCGCGCCACCCGGCTCGACCTCGCCGGCACCAGGGACTTCACTCTCCCTGGTGCCGGCGAGGCACGCCGCTCGGCGATCGCCTCGGCGACGACCCGGTGGCTCGGCGAGGTGTACACGGAGGCCGTCGGCGAGCGGCGGGGGCTGGCCCTCGCCGCCGTCGGCAGCCTCGGCCGGGGCGACTCCGGGCCGCTGAGCGACCTCGACCTCGTCCTTGTCCACGACGGGCGCAGCCACCGCGCCCAGGAGATCGCCGTCCTTGCCGACCGGCTCTGGTACCCGGTGTGGGACGCCGGTCTGCGGCTCGACCACAGCGTCCGGACGGCGGGGGAGTGCCGGTCCGTCGCCCGGGATGACCTCACCGCCGCCGTGGGCCTGCTCGACATGCAGCTCCTCGCCGGCGACGCCGACCTCGTCGCGGGGATCCGGGCCACGACTGCGCACGACTGGCGCGGTGACGCCCGCCGGCGTCTGCCCCAGCTCATCGAGGCGACCCAGGCCCGCCACGCCCGGCACGGCGAGATCGCCCAGTCGCAGGAGCCCGACCTCAAGGAGGGCCGGGGCGGCCTGCGCGACATGACGGTGCTCACCGCGCTCACCCAGGCCTGGCTCACCGACCGCGACCGCGGCCGCGTCGACGAGGCCTACGGGCGCCTCCTCGACGTCCGGGACGCCATCCACCTCACGACCGGCCGGGGTCGCGACCGCCTCCACCGGGAGGACTGCGACGCGGTCGCCGCGCTCCTCGGCCTCTCGGACAGCGACGAGCTGCTCACCGAGGTCGCCGACGCCGCCCGTGCCGTCGCGTGGTCGCTCGACGCGGCCGGTCGCCGCGCCGGGCAGTCTCAGCGGGCCCGCACCCTGCGGGTCGGGCCCCGCCGGCCCGCGATGGCCCCGCTCGGGTATGGCTTCTTCCGGCACGACGGCGAGGCCGTCCTCGGGTCGGCGCAGCAGGTGGGTTCGGATCCCGAGCTGCCCCTGCGCGCCGCGGTCGTCGCCGCCCGCCACCGGCTCCCACTCGCGCCCAGGACGCTCACCAACCTCGCCGGCTCGCCCGACATCGCCACCCCCTGGCCGGCTGCGACGTTGCGCCAGCTGACCGACCTCCTCGCCGTCGGCCCGGAGCTCGTGCCGACGTGGGAGGGGCTCGATCAGGTCGGCCTCGTCCAGCGGTGGATCCCCGAGTGGTCCGCGGTGCGGAGCCGCCCGCAGCGCAACGCCGTGCACCGCCACACCGTCGACCGCCACCTCCTCGAGACCGTCGTCGAGGCCGCCCGCCTCTCCCGGGACGTCCAGCGTCCCGACCTGCTCCTCGTCGCGGCCCTGCTCCACGACATCGGCAAGGTCGCCGGGTCGCGCGACCACAGTGCCGAGGGCGCCGAGATCACCGCGCGGATCCTCGAGCGGCTCGGCATGCCCGCCGACGACGCCGGCACCGTCGTCCTGCTCGTCCGCGAGCACCTCACCCTCATGGACGCCGCCACCCGGCGCGACCTCGAGGACCCCGCGACCATCCACGCCGTCGTCGACGTGGTCGGGGGCGACCTCCAGACCTTCGAGCTGCTGCGCGCCCTGACCGTGGCCGACTCCCGCGCCGCCGGCCCCAAGGCCTGGACCGACTGGCGGGCCGGTCTGCTCGCGACCCTCACCGACAAGGTGCGGGCAGAGCTCGCCGGAGCCCCGGTGACGTCCGTGGAGCACGCCGTCCCGGGGATCCCGACCGCCGCGTCGGAGGCGCTCGGGACGGGTCACCCCTTCGTCGCCGTCGAGGCGGCCGACCCGGGATGGACCGTGCTCGTCTACGACCGCGACCGCCACGGCCTCTTCGCCGACACCGCCGGCGTCCTCGCCGCCCACGGGCTCACCGTGCGCAGCGCCCGCCTGGCCACCCTCGACGGGATCGCCGCCGACACCTGGGTCGTCGAGTCGCCCGGCGGGGACGCGCCCGAGGCCCGGCGGATCGCCGCGTCCCTCCACCGCCTCGCCGCCGGCGACCGCAGCGCCCTCGGCGCCTTCGCCCGGCGTCGCGCCGTCCGGTCGGCCGTCGCGTCGACGGCCGGACCCACCCGGGCCTTCGTCATCCCGTCGGGCAGCGACGACGCGACGGTCCTCGAGGTGCGGACCGAGGACCGGCCCGGTCTGCTGCACGACCTGGGGGTCTGCCTCGCCCAGCAGGGGCTCGGCGTGCGCTCCGCGCACATCGCCACGCACGCGGGGCAGACGCTCGACACCTTCTACGTCACCCTGCCCACCGGAGCGCCGCTGAGCCCGGCCAAGACGGCGCAGGTGCTGTCCGCCCTCATCGACGCCTGCGACGACCCGGCGGGCTGA